GGAATGCGTTAAATGGCCAAGATACTGATCGTGGAGGATGAACCGGCCATCGCCGATACCATCCAATATGCCCTGGAGACCGAAGGCTTTACGCCGCTGACGGCCCCTACGGGGCAGGAGGCACTGGAACAGATGGCGGCACATGCCGTCGATCTGGTAATTTTGGACATCGGCCTGCCGGACATCAACGGCTTCGAGTTGTGCAAACGGATCCGCCACCACAGCGCCCTGCCGATCATTTTTCTCACGGCCCGCAACGAGGAGGTGGACCGGGTGGTGGGGCTGGAGATCGGCGGGGACGACTACGTGGTCAAACCGTTCAGCCCGCGGGAACTCACCGCCCGGGTCAAGGCGGTCCTGCGCCGTACCCGCTCGGACGCCCCTGCCGCCTCGCCGGCACAGACGGTCTGGGCCGTGGACGACGCCAGGCGCCGCATCCACTACTTCGGCTGCCGGCTGGAACTCTCGCGAACCGAATTCGACCTGCTGCGAATCCTGATCCGTCGGCCGGGCCGGGTGTTTACCCGCGAGCAGCTCATGGCCGCCGTGTGGGACGAACCCGAAGCCAGTATGGACCGTACGGTGGATGCGCACGTCAAGAACCTGCGCGCCAAGCTCAAAGGCATCAAAGCGGATCTCGATCCGATCGTCACCCACCGCGGCACCGGCTACGCCCTGAAGGAAAATATCACCCCGTCATGAAACTCGGACTGCGCATTTTCGGCTGCTACCTGGTCATTTTCTGCATCTGTTTCGCCGTCCCGGTGGGTTGGATGCTGGACACGCTGCGCACCCGCTACCTGGAAGGGGTGGAGGACCCCCTGGTGGACCAGGCCCATATCCTGGCCGGCGTGGTGGGCCGCATGATGGCCGACGGCCGTTTCGATGCGGCCCGCTTTTATGAGACCTTCGATGCCGTCTACAACCGGCCCCTGGACGTGCGCATCTATCATCTCGCCAAAACCGTCGTGGACCCGGTGGTCTACATCACCGATGCCGCAGGAAGGGTGCTCTTTCATTCCCGTGATCCCGGCCAGGTCGGCGCCGACTACCGCCGCTGGCGGGACGTCAGCCTGACCCTCGACGGGGCTTACGGAGCGCGCACCACGTTGGCCGACCCGCACGATCCGACATCCTCGATGCTTATCGTGGCCGCGCCGATCATGGTCGACGGCACGCTTGCCGGCGTACTGAGCGTGGGCAAGCCGACCACAAACATCAACAGCTTCCTGGAGCATGCCAAACCGCGGATGATCCAGGTGGCTGCGTTTGCCGTTGTCATGGCCGTGGCCTTAGGCTACCTGGTCGCCCTTTGGATCACGCGGCCCATCAAACGCATGACCGAATACGCCCACACCGTGTCCGACGGCCGTCCCGCCGTTTTCCCGCGGCTGGACCGCACCGAAATCGGCATCATGGGCCGGGCCTTGCAGAAGATGCAGGCAACCCTGGAGGGCAAGGCCTACGTGGAGCACTACGTGCAGCAGTTGACCCACGAACTGAAGAGCCCGCTCTCCGCCATCCGCGCCTCGGCCGAACTTTTGGAGGAGGAGGTTCCCCCCGAACGGCGGCGGCGTTTTCTGACCCATATCCACACCGAAGCGGGCCGGATCAGCGACATCGTCGAGCGCATGCTCACCCTGTCCGCGCTGGAGAACCAGCCGCAGCTCGACCGGCGCGAAAAGGTCGATCTCTCCAGTCTGGTGTGCGACGTGATCGAGAGCAAACAGCCCATGATCATGGCCCGGAATATCTCCGTATCGGTCGATATCGACGAAACGACGCGGGTCGTCGGCGACGCCTTCTGGCTGCGCCAGGCCGTGTCCAACCTGGTCCAGAACGCCATCGACTTCAGCCGGCCCGGAGGAGAAATCGTCATTCGTTCGGCATCCGGCGACCATGCCGTGCAGCTTTGCATCGACGACAGCGGCACGACCATCCCTGCCTACGCCCTGGAGAAGATCTTCGACAAGTTCTATTCTTTGAAGCGCCCCGACAGCGGCCGCAAAAGCACCGGGCTGGGACTCAATCTGGTCCGGCAGGTGGCGGCCCTGCACGGCGGCGAGATTGCCTTGCAAAACCGCTCGTCCGTTGGTGTTCGTGCCGTGCTGACGCTGCCGACAAAGCGCCGTTGATGGATATCCTGACCCATTGTCTGTCCGGTGCGATGGCCGCTACCGCAATGGCACCGTTTTGCGGCAAACCGACGTATCGAACGCTGCTGGTGATCGGGAGCGGCACGGTGGGTGCGGTGATGCCGGACATCGACGTGATCACGCGCTGGCCCGGGTTCGACGCCACCATCGGGCGCTGGTTCGACCTGTCGCGATCGGGTCGAGCGATCTACCATGCCAATCTCTGGTATTCTCACCACAATTTTTGCCACTCGCTGGCCGCCGGGGTGCTGTTTACCCTGATGCTGGCAATGGTCTTTTTACTTTTCAAAAAAGGAGAGTCGCTCTTTGGCCGTTCAAAGGAAAATTATAGGCGATCCGCTTTATCGGATTATGGTTAAAATGGACCACAGCCTGCCGTTTCCATTTTAATAATTTTTATGGCATATACTTTTTTTCACAGATGCAATGGTTAAATGATTGCAGATTTGGTAAACCGCTCTTAAATAGGGGAAACGCGTGCCCCTTCAAAAAAAATCCATCTGGCGAAAAATCGGATTCGGAATCGGGATTTTCCTTTTGATTCTGCTGGGAATCGGCCAGTTCTACAAAAAAGACCTGCTGCGCCTGAGGTTCGTGCTGACCCTGTTCGAACCGCCCACCATTGTGGAAAATTTCCGGAGCATGACCCGCTTTTTCGATACCCGCAAGGTGCAGCGCAGCGGCCCGCTTTACCGGATTC
This window of the uncultured Desulfosarcina sp. genome carries:
- a CDS encoding metal-dependent hydrolase, with product MDILTHCLSGAMAATAMAPFCGKPTYRTLLVIGSGTVGAVMPDIDVITRWPGFDATIGRWFDLSRSGRAIYHANLWYSHHNFCHSLAAGVLFTLMLAMVFLLFKKGESLFGRSKENYRRSALSDYG
- the creC gene encoding two-component system sensor histidine kinase CreC, with amino-acid sequence MKLGLRIFGCYLVIFCICFAVPVGWMLDTLRTRYLEGVEDPLVDQAHILAGVVGRMMADGRFDAARFYETFDAVYNRPLDVRIYHLAKTVVDPVVYITDAAGRVLFHSRDPGQVGADYRRWRDVSLTLDGAYGARTTLADPHDPTSSMLIVAAPIMVDGTLAGVLSVGKPTTNINSFLEHAKPRMIQVAAFAVVMAVALGYLVALWITRPIKRMTEYAHTVSDGRPAVFPRLDRTEIGIMGRALQKMQATLEGKAYVEHYVQQLTHELKSPLSAIRASAELLEEEVPPERRRRFLTHIHTEAGRISDIVERMLTLSALENQPQLDRREKVDLSSLVCDVIESKQPMIMARNISVSVDIDETTRVVGDAFWLRQAVSNLVQNAIDFSRPGGEIVIRSASGDHAVQLCIDDSGTTIPAYALEKIFDKFYSLKRPDSGRKSTGLGLNLVRQVAALHGGEIALQNRSSVGVRAVLTLPTKRR
- the creB gene encoding two-component system response regulator CreB; this translates as MAKILIVEDEPAIADTIQYALETEGFTPLTAPTGQEALEQMAAHAVDLVILDIGLPDINGFELCKRIRHHSALPIIFLTARNEEVDRVVGLEIGGDDYVVKPFSPRELTARVKAVLRRTRSDAPAASPAQTVWAVDDARRRIHYFGCRLELSRTEFDLLRILIRRPGRVFTREQLMAAVWDEPEASMDRTVDAHVKNLRAKLKGIKADLDPIVTHRGTGYALKENITPS